One genomic window of Caballeronia sp. SBC1 includes the following:
- a CDS encoding FadR/GntR family transcriptional regulator — protein sequence MSDVEAKSPVRAAGAKALAAYLHDEIASGRMRDGIKLPAERQLSEQFGASRGAVRRVLQDLKDRGLITQSVGSGTFVLPGAAKALPAPEIVVDEISETQTSPAELMEARLLIEPLMPKLIARNATSSDFTRMMECIDRSEAAQTVEEFEHWDGELHRTFALATHNSFFLKVLELTNRIREQGEWGRLKRHSLTPERRKEYEAQHRAIVEALRDRDAEEAGQVLTGHLRQIQHNLFGN from the coding sequence ATGAGCGATGTCGAGGCGAAGAGCCCTGTGCGGGCCGCCGGCGCGAAAGCGTTGGCCGCGTATCTACATGATGAGATTGCGTCAGGTCGCATGCGCGATGGAATCAAGCTTCCGGCTGAACGGCAATTGAGCGAGCAGTTCGGTGCTTCGCGCGGCGCTGTCAGGCGCGTTTTGCAGGATCTGAAGGACCGTGGCCTGATTACTCAAAGCGTCGGTAGTGGGACTTTTGTGCTTCCCGGCGCGGCCAAGGCGTTGCCGGCGCCGGAAATCGTCGTTGACGAGATATCCGAGACGCAGACCAGCCCGGCCGAACTGATGGAAGCGCGACTCCTTATCGAACCGTTGATGCCAAAGCTGATTGCGCGCAACGCCACGTCGTCCGACTTCACGCGGATGATGGAATGCATCGACCGCTCAGAGGCGGCGCAAACCGTCGAAGAATTTGAGCACTGGGATGGCGAGTTGCATCGCACGTTTGCACTGGCAACTCACAACTCGTTCTTCCTCAAGGTGCTTGAATTGACCAATCGTATTCGTGAACAGGGCGAATGGGGCCGACTCAAGCGTCACTCGCTCACGCCAGAGCGGCGCAAGGAATACGAGGCACAGCATAGGGCGATTGTCGAAGCGCTACGTGATCGAGATGCTGAAGAGGCTGGTCAGGTTTTGACCGGGCACCTGCGTCAGATTCAACACAACCTGTTCGGGAATTGA
- a CDS encoding OsmC domain/YcaO domain-containing protein, with translation MEIKVNFLDKLRLEAKFDDFTVVADQPIRYKGDGSAPGPFDYFLASSALCAAYFVKLYCVNRNIPTENIRLSQNNIVDPENRYRQIFKIQVELPPDILEADRRGILRFIDRCTVKKVVQAGPEFVIEEVENLDADAQSLLMLKPASDASTYIAGKDLPLEQTIANMSGILAALGIKIEIASWRNLVPNVWSLHIRDAHSPMCFTNGKGATKESALASALGEYIERLNCNHFYAGAFWGEDIANEAFVHYPNERWFKPGRKDALPAEILDAYCLEIYNPDGELHGSHLYDTNSGNVQRGICSLPFVRQSDGEMVYFPSNLIENLFVSNGMSAGNTLAEAQVQCLSEIFERAVKREILEGEITLPDVPHEVLAKYPGILAGIQGLEEQGFPVLVKDASLGGVYPVMCVTLMNPRTGGVFASFGAHPSLEVALERSLTELLQGRSFEGLNELPRPTFASEAVTEPNNFVEHFIDSSGIVSWRFFSAKANFEFVEWDFSGQGENSNAEEAATLFGILEDMDKEVYMAVYDQLGAMACRILVPGYSEVYPVEDLIWDNTNKALLFRADILNLHRLDDAGLAALLERLDNNELDEHSDIATLIGVEFDENTEWGQLTVLELKLLINLALKQLEEAQELVGAFLQYNDNTVERGLFYQALNVVLEVLLDEDLELDDYAVNFRRMFGDARMDAAMGSVDGSVRFYGLTPTSMKLEGLDRHHRLIDSYKKLHKARADVAATAR, from the coding sequence ATGGAAATCAAAGTCAACTTTCTCGATAAGCTGCGTCTTGAAGCGAAGTTCGACGACTTCACGGTAGTGGCCGACCAGCCTATCCGTTATAAGGGCGATGGCTCGGCGCCTGGTCCTTTCGATTATTTTCTGGCCTCATCTGCCCTGTGCGCAGCTTACTTTGTGAAGTTGTACTGCGTAAATCGCAATATTCCGACCGAAAATATCCGCCTTTCGCAGAACAATATTGTTGACCCGGAAAACCGGTACCGACAGATCTTCAAGATTCAGGTTGAGTTGCCGCCAGATATCCTGGAAGCAGACCGCCGTGGCATTTTGCGCTTTATCGACCGCTGTACGGTGAAAAAAGTGGTGCAAGCCGGCCCCGAGTTTGTCATCGAAGAGGTAGAGAATCTGGATGCCGACGCTCAGTCCTTACTGATGTTGAAGCCGGCTTCTGACGCCAGCACTTATATTGCGGGCAAGGATCTGCCGTTGGAGCAAACCATCGCCAATATGTCGGGTATTTTGGCGGCCTTGGGCATCAAGATTGAAATCGCTTCGTGGCGCAATCTTGTTCCCAATGTGTGGTCGCTGCATATCCGCGATGCGCACTCGCCGATGTGTTTTACCAATGGTAAAGGAGCGACCAAAGAAAGCGCGTTGGCGTCGGCGTTGGGAGAGTATATCGAGCGACTGAACTGTAACCATTTCTACGCCGGCGCGTTTTGGGGCGAAGACATCGCTAACGAGGCGTTTGTACATTACCCGAACGAGCGCTGGTTCAAGCCTGGCCGTAAGGATGCGCTGCCGGCTGAAATTCTGGATGCGTACTGCCTCGAAATTTATAATCCCGACGGCGAGTTGCATGGCTCGCATTTGTACGACACCAATTCCGGCAATGTGCAGCGCGGTATCTGTTCGCTGCCTTTTGTGCGGCAGTCGGACGGCGAAATGGTGTATTTTCCGTCCAACCTGATCGAAAACCTGTTCGTCAGCAATGGCATGAGTGCCGGTAATACGCTGGCCGAAGCTCAGGTGCAATGTCTGTCCGAAATTTTCGAACGGGCGGTAAAGCGCGAAATTCTGGAAGGTGAAATCACATTGCCTGATGTGCCGCACGAAGTGCTGGCGAAATATCCAGGCATTCTGGCCGGGATTCAGGGGTTGGAAGAGCAGGGCTTTCCGGTGCTGGTAAAGGATGCGTCGCTGGGAGGGGTGTACCCAGTGATGTGTGTCACCTTGATGAACCCGCGTACAGGCGGTGTGTTTGCCTCGTTCGGCGCGCATCCAAGCTTGGAGGTGGCGCTGGAACGTAGTCTGACGGAATTGCTACAGGGCCGCAGTTTTGAGGGCCTGAACGAATTACCTCGGCCTACCTTTGCCAGTGAAGCCGTGACTGAGCCCAATAACTTTGTCGAGCACTTCATCGATTCCAGCGGAATTGTGTCGTGGCGCTTTTTCAGCGCTAAAGCGAATTTCGAGTTTGTTGAGTGGGATTTTTCTGGCCAGGGTGAAAACTCCAATGCCGAGGAAGCCGCAACCTTGTTTGGCATTCTTGAAGACATGGACAAAGAGGTGTACATGGCGGTGTATGACCAGCTGGGCGCCATGGCCTGCCGGATTTTGGTGCCCGGGTATTCGGAAGTTTACCCGGTAGAGGATTTGATCTGGGATAACACCAACAAGGCGCTGCTGTTCCGCGCCGATATTTTGAACTTGCATCGCCTGGACGATGCCGGCCTGGCAGCATTGCTTGAGCGGTTGGATAACAATGAACTGGATGAGCACTCCGATATTGCCACTTTGATCGGCGTCGAGTTTGACGAGAATACGGAATGGGGACAGCTAACTGTTCTCGAGTTGAAGCTGTTGATTAATCTCGCTTTGAAGCAACTTGAGGAGGCACAAGAGCTGGTGGGAGCCTTCCTGCAATACAACGACAACACGGTTGAACGCGGATTGTTTTACCAGGCCTTGAATGTGGTGCTGGAGGTGCTGCTCGATGAAGACCTGGAACTGGACGACTACGCGGTCAACTTCCGTCGCATGTTTGGCGACGCTCGGATGGACGCGGCAATGGGGTCGGTGGACGGCAGCGTGCGGTTCTATGGTTTAACGCCAACGAGTATGAAACTGGAGGGTCTCGATAGGCACCACCGCTTGATCGACAGTTACAAAAAATTGCATAAGGCGCGGGCCGATGTGGCGGCCACAGCGCGTTAG
- a CDS encoding bacterioferritin, giving the protein MAEIEKENVVAVLNRILESELAGVVRYTHYSFLVFGFGRIPIRSWLREQADESLLHAQQVGEWITTLGAYPSLEIGPLLDSHTFDISSILRESLRAENLALELYRELLALVEDRSVALEEFARQMIYVEEMHAGEVDKMLRRPGEVTTSAE; this is encoded by the coding sequence ATGGCAGAGATAGAAAAGGAAAACGTTGTTGCGGTGCTGAACCGGATTCTCGAATCCGAGTTGGCCGGCGTCGTTAGATATACACACTATTCGTTTCTTGTTTTCGGCTTCGGACGCATTCCGATCAGATCCTGGCTGCGCGAGCAGGCCGATGAATCGCTGTTGCACGCACAACAGGTCGGAGAATGGATCACCACTCTGGGCGCTTATCCGTCGCTTGAGATCGGCCCCCTCCTGGACTCCCACACATTCGATATCTCTTCGATCCTGCGCGAGTCGCTGCGAGCGGAGAACCTCGCGCTGGAGCTTTATCGCGAACTGCTCGCGCTGGTTGAGGACCGCTCGGTTGCACTCGAGGAGTTCGCCCGTCAGATGATCTATGTCGAAGAGATGCACGCGGGCGAAGTCGACAAGATGCTGCGCCGCCCTGGAGAAGTGACGACGTCGGCAGAATGA
- the istA gene encoding IS21 family transposase: MLDYEAYCKIRDCHDRQHLTITQTARALGLHPQTVTKWLKAGQYRPRQSPPRASRLDPFKAQVVRWLDGHPYSAQQIFQRLREVGFDGGYTIVRDYVHKVRPPRRQAFLKLAFAPGECAQIDWGEYGSIGVGSTRRRLSFFVMVLCYSRLMYVEFTVSQTMEHFLACHEHAFAAIHGCPRKVMVDNLKSAVLQRLAGEAPVFNPRYLDAARHWGFDIVACNVGKGNEKGRVENGVGYVKKNLLNGLELSEFSAINPAARLWLDTIANVRIHGETHQRPADLFAAEQAHLKPLNPLPYDVARIVTVRASKQFRVALDTNHYSVPAQYASERVTLKAYPERVCIYHDNLLIARHARSYDRRQDIEDPEHPKALLAQRRNAREQRLMLRFLSLGPHAQAYYEGLEQRRANARQHMRKIVALSEIYGIEALARALQDGLSFHAFSCEYIANILEMKARDLPEPGALHLIRHQDLLDIELAQPDLSRYGPEQPHDDESST; this comes from the coding sequence ATGCTTGACTATGAGGCGTACTGCAAGATCCGCGATTGCCATGATCGGCAGCACCTGACGATTACGCAAACGGCGCGCGCGCTCGGGCTGCATCCGCAAACCGTGACGAAATGGCTCAAGGCCGGTCAGTACCGGCCCCGCCAATCGCCCCCACGCGCCAGCCGACTTGATCCGTTCAAGGCGCAGGTGGTGCGTTGGCTTGACGGGCATCCGTACAGCGCGCAGCAGATCTTCCAGCGCTTGCGCGAAGTTGGCTTTGACGGTGGCTACACGATCGTGCGCGACTATGTGCACAAGGTTCGTCCGCCGCGGCGCCAGGCGTTCCTCAAGCTCGCCTTCGCCCCCGGCGAGTGCGCGCAAATCGACTGGGGCGAATACGGCTCGATTGGCGTCGGCTCGACTCGGCGGCGACTGTCGTTCTTCGTCATGGTGTTGTGCTACAGCCGCCTGATGTATGTGGAATTCACCGTGTCGCAGACGATGGAGCACTTCCTTGCGTGCCATGAGCACGCGTTCGCAGCCATCCATGGTTGCCCGAGGAAGGTGATGGTGGACAATCTGAAGTCCGCCGTGCTGCAACGCCTGGCGGGCGAGGCGCCAGTGTTCAATCCGCGCTACCTCGATGCGGCGCGGCACTGGGGTTTCGACATCGTTGCCTGCAACGTCGGCAAGGGCAACGAGAAAGGCCGGGTGGAAAACGGTGTTGGTTACGTCAAAAAAAATCTCCTCAACGGGCTCGAGCTATCCGAGTTCAGCGCGATCAACCCTGCGGCCCGACTCTGGCTCGACACCATCGCCAATGTGCGCATACACGGTGAGACGCATCAGCGACCCGCCGATCTGTTCGCCGCCGAACAAGCCCATCTGAAACCGCTCAATCCATTACCCTACGACGTTGCACGCATCGTGACGGTACGTGCGTCCAAGCAGTTTCGCGTGGCGTTGGACACCAACCATTATTCCGTGCCGGCACAGTACGCAAGCGAGCGCGTGACGCTCAAAGCCTATCCCGAGCGGGTCTGCATTTACCACGACAACTTGCTGATCGCCCGACATGCCCGCAGCTACGATCGCCGCCAGGACATCGAGGACCCCGAGCATCCGAAGGCACTCCTCGCACAACGCCGCAATGCTCGCGAACAGCGGTTGATGCTGCGCTTCCTGAGTCTGGGCCCTCACGCTCAGGCCTATTACGAAGGGCTCGAGCAACGGCGTGCCAATGCGCGGCAGCACATGCGCAAGATCGTCGCGCTGAGCGAGATCTACGGCATCGAGGCCCTCGCGCGCGCCTTGCAGGATGGGCTCTCGTTCCACGCCTTCAGTTGCGAGTACATCGCCAACATCCTCGAGATGAAAGCACGCGATTTGCCTGAACCCGGCGCGCTGCACCTGATCCGCCATCAGGATTTGCTGGACATCGAACTCGCGCAACCGGATCTCTCACGCTACGGACCGGAGCAGCCCCATGACGACGAAAGCTCAACGTAA
- a CDS encoding MarC family protein, whose translation MTKTVLLIVAALFPIINPPAAAFIILSLTPHASEAERADLARRIAINSFVILLASLSVGAYLLSFLGISIPVLRVAGGIIILMAGWNLLQSSDDDSGEEAQSERASRRDVSLRSKAFYPLTLPVTVGPGSISVAIALGTGTPRSGLQPSHFIGVGVALALLCIVIYLCVRFVANVQRLLGPSGTQIAMRLFAFAIFCIGMQILWLGLSELLNSLHPH comes from the coding sequence ATGACCAAGACAGTTCTGCTGATTGTCGCGGCGTTGTTCCCGATCATCAACCCGCCGGCGGCGGCGTTCATCATCCTGAGTCTCACGCCGCACGCGAGCGAGGCGGAGCGCGCGGATCTGGCGCGGCGCATTGCGATAAACAGCTTCGTGATCCTGCTTGCGTCGCTGTCGGTGGGCGCCTACCTGCTGTCGTTTCTCGGGATATCGATTCCGGTGCTGCGCGTGGCGGGCGGAATCATCATCCTCATGGCGGGCTGGAACCTGCTCCAATCCTCCGACGATGACTCCGGCGAGGAAGCGCAATCGGAGCGGGCGTCGCGTCGGGATGTTTCGCTGCGATCGAAGGCGTTCTATCCGCTGACGCTGCCGGTGACGGTCGGTCCCGGGTCGATCTCGGTGGCTATCGCGCTTGGCACCGGTACGCCGCGCAGCGGCCTGCAGCCGTCTCATTTCATTGGCGTGGGCGTGGCGCTCGCGCTGCTGTGCATTGTCATTTACTTGTGTGTGCGCTTCGTGGCGAACGTCCAACGGCTGCTCGGGCCGTCCGGCACGCAGATCGCCATGCGACTCTTCGCGTTCGCGATCTTCTGCATTGGCATGCAGATCCTGTGGCTCGGACTCTCGGAACTGCTCAATTCATTGCATCCGCACTGA
- a CDS encoding GNAT family N-acetyltransferase, whose protein sequence is MPDLTQIRNDAHAIKVAHGDYAWGKQGDGFSESWVRNNVSEKEVYVVELEGNPVGTFSLDLDEDNHWGPQEPIAGYVHGLSVRNGFNGRGLGGFMLDWCANKVSGLNRRSVRLDCAVHNARLCAYYESLGFVRVGLYPEPEPGGYVWSLYEKLVPIRN, encoded by the coding sequence GTGCCGGATCTTACGCAAATCCGGAACGATGCACACGCAATCAAGGTGGCGCACGGCGACTATGCGTGGGGCAAGCAAGGGGACGGATTTTCCGAGAGTTGGGTACGGAACAATGTCTCTGAAAAAGAAGTGTATGTCGTTGAGCTGGAAGGTAATCCGGTCGGAACGTTTTCGCTCGATCTGGACGAGGACAATCACTGGGGACCGCAAGAACCGATCGCCGGTTATGTGCATGGGCTTTCTGTGCGAAACGGCTTTAACGGACGTGGACTCGGGGGCTTCATGCTTGATTGGTGCGCTAACAAGGTGAGCGGCTTGAATCGGCGTTCTGTTCGACTCGACTGCGCAGTCCACAACGCGAGGCTATGCGCCTACTATGAGTCTCTTGGCTTTGTCCGCGTAGGACTGTATCCGGAGCCCGAACCCGGCGGCTATGTCTGGTCGCTGTACGAAAAATTGGTCCCGATACGCAATTGA
- a CDS encoding ATP-binding protein codes for MNPSLSSVFARYSLRPSLRNNLIIALAVLVSVVAVAQGISTYQLCRTGMSALLDLRLEQVAMRMRGDLADAIPSAPARGSQPSRDIVITIRKPGTDVPFRSTDPSLSLPESAPAGFSSEQVNGERWRIYTLRQDESLIQVAQRSSVRDELVREAALTTLWPTLILLPLVLFAVVVIVRGTLRRLTPLGQAAQSIDAANLKPLPVAGVPSEVLPFVESINRMIARLAQVIESERKFIADAAHELRTPLTALQLQADNLQPHIVAGNQERFQELRNGIARSGALIGQLLRLARADAPLDIAVEPSDVSPIVVDAVSGVLPIASARGIDIGAEAMLADKVAAARADVAIAVKNLVSNAVRYTPDGGTIDLRMRREANALWIEVTDTGPGIAEESLPRVFDRFFRANSNTLADVEGTGLGLSIVKAITAKYGGQAVIQNRRDGCSGIIAAVSFPLASA; via the coding sequence ATGAACCCATCGCTTTCGTCCGTTTTCGCGCGCTATTCGTTGAGACCGTCGCTGCGCAACAATCTCATCATTGCGCTGGCCGTGCTGGTCAGCGTGGTCGCCGTTGCGCAGGGCATCAGTACTTATCAGCTCTGCCGCACGGGCATGAGCGCGCTGCTCGACCTGCGCCTGGAGCAGGTCGCCATGCGCATGCGCGGCGATCTCGCCGATGCGATTCCGAGCGCGCCCGCGCGCGGCTCGCAACCATCGCGCGATATTGTGATCACCATTCGTAAGCCCGGGACCGATGTCCCGTTCCGCTCCACCGATCCGTCACTGTCACTGCCCGAAAGCGCCCCGGCAGGATTTTCTTCGGAGCAGGTGAATGGCGAACGCTGGCGAATCTACACGCTGCGCCAGGACGAGAGCTTGATCCAGGTAGCGCAGCGTTCGTCGGTGCGCGACGAGCTCGTGCGCGAAGCCGCGCTCACTACGCTCTGGCCCACGCTGATCCTGTTGCCGCTCGTGCTCTTCGCGGTGGTTGTGATCGTGCGTGGCACGCTGCGGCGGCTGACGCCACTCGGGCAGGCAGCGCAATCCATCGATGCCGCGAATCTGAAACCGCTGCCCGTCGCGGGCGTGCCAAGTGAAGTGCTGCCGTTCGTCGAATCGATCAACCGCATGATCGCGCGCCTCGCGCAAGTGATCGAATCCGAACGAAAGTTCATTGCCGACGCCGCGCACGAACTGCGCACGCCACTTACTGCGCTTCAGTTGCAGGCGGACAATCTGCAGCCGCATATTGTGGCCGGCAACCAGGAGCGGTTTCAGGAGTTGCGCAACGGCATTGCTCGCAGCGGTGCGCTGATCGGGCAGTTGCTGCGGCTCGCGCGCGCGGACGCGCCGCTCGACATCGCGGTCGAACCTTCGGATGTTTCGCCAATCGTGGTCGATGCCGTCTCCGGCGTGCTGCCCATTGCATCGGCGCGGGGTATCGACATTGGCGCGGAGGCCATGCTCGCAGACAAGGTCGCCGCTGCACGGGCAGATGTGGCCATTGCCGTCAAGAATCTGGTGAGCAACGCGGTGCGCTACACCCCGGATGGCGGCACGATCGACCTGCGTATGCGTCGCGAGGCGAACGCACTGTGGATCGAGGTCACGGATACCGGTCCGGGCATTGCCGAGGAGTCGCTGCCGCGTGTCTTCGACCGGTTCTTTCGGGCAAACAGCAACACTCTCGCGGACGTGGAAGGGACCGGGCTCGGCCTGTCGATCGTGAAAGCGATCACGGCGAAGTATGGCGGTCAGGCAGTCATCCAGAACCGCCGCGATGGCTGCTCGGGGATTATTGCTGCGGTCAGTTTTCCGCTGGCGAGTGCGTGA
- the istB gene encoding IS21-like element helper ATPase IstB: MTTKAQRNTTIAHPSELAIDPLRTQLTGLHLGYVLQHYEALATEAAAQHWSHVDYLANLIEGEAHQREDRSIARRVALARFPVLKTLDQFEWNWPSKINRLQIQNLFRLNFIEERANVIFLGGVGLGKSHLSIALGHTACLRGYSVLFATAVDIINSVNAAYAHGGLKRELRRYVKPRVLIVDELGYLPIDKQGADALFQIISQRYEHGATILSSNRAFKHWAEIFNHDSTLTSALLDRVLHHAETVVIEGKSYRMKDQSDPEPTT, translated from the coding sequence ATGACGACGAAAGCTCAACGTAACACCACAATCGCGCACCCGAGCGAACTCGCCATCGATCCGTTGCGCACGCAGCTCACGGGACTACATCTGGGCTACGTGCTGCAACATTACGAGGCGTTGGCCACCGAGGCGGCGGCGCAGCACTGGTCGCATGTCGACTATTTAGCGAACCTGATCGAAGGTGAAGCGCATCAACGCGAGGATCGCAGTATTGCTCGGCGGGTCGCGCTCGCCCGTTTCCCGGTGCTCAAGACGCTCGATCAATTCGAATGGAATTGGCCCAGCAAGATCAATCGGCTGCAGATCCAGAATCTGTTTCGCCTGAACTTCATCGAAGAGCGAGCCAACGTGATCTTCCTCGGTGGCGTCGGGCTCGGCAAGAGCCATTTGAGTATCGCGCTCGGACATACCGCCTGTCTGCGCGGCTACTCTGTACTCTTCGCCACCGCGGTCGATATCATCAACTCGGTGAACGCCGCATACGCGCATGGCGGGCTCAAGCGTGAACTGCGCCGCTACGTCAAACCGCGCGTGCTCATCGTCGATGAGCTGGGATATTTACCCATCGATAAACAGGGTGCCGACGCGCTGTTCCAGATCATCAGTCAGCGGTACGAGCATGGCGCAACAATCCTCAGTTCAAATCGAGCGTTTAAGCACTGGGCCGAGATCTTCAACCACGACAGCACGCTGACCTCCGCGTTGCTCGATCGCGTCCTCCATCATGCCGAGACCGTCGTCATCGAAGGCAAAAGCTATCGCATGAAAGACCAGAGTGATCCTGAACCCACCACTTGA
- a CDS encoding ribonuclease has translation MKRAWAFSCILTLSALLGGCGKDGSRNATQEAGASASQAPLQPGQAASGTPAASGAQERSAPATVTKAQLPGEAAETLRLIKAGGPFPFGEDGVLFRNSAALLPEHPRGYYRAYTVRTPGSADRGQRRIVCGGPRRQTRDCYYTDDYYASFKRIAE, from the coding sequence GTGAAGCGAGCGTGGGCTTTCTCCTGCATCCTCACCTTGAGCGCGCTCCTTGGCGGATGCGGCAAGGACGGATCGCGAAACGCTACTCAGGAAGCCGGCGCATCCGCGAGTCAGGCGCCGCTTCAGCCTGGGCAGGCCGCGAGCGGCACACCCGCCGCATCGGGCGCGCAGGAGCGGAGCGCGCCGGCCACCGTCACCAAGGCGCAGTTGCCGGGGGAAGCAGCCGAAACGCTGCGTCTGATCAAAGCGGGCGGCCCTTTCCCTTTTGGCGAGGACGGTGTCTTGTTCCGCAACAGCGCGGCATTGCTGCCGGAACATCCGCGCGGCTATTACCGTGCATACACAGTTCGAACGCCTGGCTCGGCGGATCGCGGGCAGCGCCGCATCGTATGCGGTGGACCGCGCAGGCAGACCCGCGACTGCTACTACACCGACGATTACTACGCCAGTTTCAAACGCATTGCAGAATAA
- a CDS encoding DEAD/DEAH box helicase produces MSFASLGLIDPLLRNVQDLNYQTPTPVQAKAIPAVLSGRDVMAAAQTGTGKTAGFALPLLQRLVQHGPAVSSNRARVLVLVPTRELAEQVLQSFVDYGKGLDLRFLAAYGGVSINPQMMKLRKGVDVLVATPGRLLDLHRQNAVQFDQIQTLVLDEADRMLDLGFARELNAVFAALPAQRQTLLFSATFTDDIRAMAEGILRGPVNISVSPPNSTVSRIKQWVVPVDKKNKPDLFMHLVAENNWQHALVFVKTRIGVEYLAAMLDEAGYAVDTIHGDKPQPARMRALERFKTGEVHMLVATDVAARGLDIDDLPLVINVDLPIVAQDYVHRIGRTGRAGASGVAVSLVCADEAPQLAAIEALIRQTLPREEEPGFEAEHRVPQTSATGQIIKKPKKPKKPKKPKVPQAASGAMPVLSKKPRPQSGENKSKPAAQRAVATGEGASFSSANPFSVQKPRSKPASKAAAGSRKSAGKPAGGSGKRQP; encoded by the coding sequence GTGTCTTTTGCCTCGCTTGGCCTGATCGATCCCTTGCTCCGTAATGTGCAGGACCTCAATTACCAGACACCCACGCCGGTGCAGGCCAAGGCGATTCCTGCTGTGCTCAGTGGCCGCGACGTCATGGCTGCGGCACAGACCGGCACCGGCAAAACGGCGGGCTTTGCGCTGCCACTGTTGCAACGGCTGGTGCAACACGGCCCGGCGGTGTCCAGCAACCGCGCGCGTGTTCTGGTGCTGGTGCCCACGCGTGAACTGGCCGAACAAGTGCTGCAAAGCTTTGTCGATTACGGCAAAGGCCTCGACTTACGATTTCTGGCCGCCTACGGCGGTGTGAGTATCAACCCGCAGATGATGAAGTTGCGCAAAGGCGTGGATGTGCTCGTTGCCACGCCGGGCCGTTTGCTGGATCTCCATCGCCAGAACGCAGTGCAGTTTGATCAAATACAAACGCTGGTGCTGGATGAAGCCGACCGCATGCTGGATCTGGGCTTTGCGCGCGAACTCAACGCCGTCTTTGCTGCCTTGCCCGCTCAGCGCCAGACCCTGCTGTTCTCTGCCACATTTACCGATGATATCCGCGCCATGGCGGAGGGCATTCTGCGCGGCCCCGTCAATATCAGCGTCAGCCCGCCCAATTCCACGGTCAGCAGGATCAAGCAGTGGGTGGTGCCGGTGGATAAAAAGAACAAGCCTGACCTCTTCATGCACCTTGTGGCTGAGAACAACTGGCAGCACGCACTGGTGTTCGTCAAAACCCGCATTGGCGTGGAGTACCTGGCGGCCATGCTGGATGAAGCGGGCTATGCGGTCGACACCATCCACGGCGACAAACCGCAACCCGCGCGCATGCGTGCGCTGGAGCGCTTCAAGACGGGCGAAGTACACATGCTGGTAGCCACCGATGTAGCTGCGCGCGGGCTGGATATCGACGACCTGCCGTTGGTGATCAACGTTGATCTGCCGATCGTGGCGCAAGACTATGTGCACCGTATTGGCCGTACCGGCCGCGCGGGCGCCAGCGGCGTGGCAGTTTCCCTTGTGTGTGCCGATGAAGCGCCGCAACTGGCCGCGATTGAAGCGCTGATCCGGCAAACGCTGCCCCGCGAAGAAGAGCCGGGTTTTGAAGCCGAACACCGCGTGCCGCAAACCAGCGCGACGGGCCAGATCATCAAGAAACCCAAAAAGCCTAAGAAGCCTAAGAAGCCCAAAGTGCCGCAAGCTGCGTCGGGCGCCATGCCGGTGCTCAGTAAAAAGCCGCGCCCGCAAAGTGGCGAAAACAAAAGCAAGCCTGCGGCGCAGCGCGCTGTGGCCACGGGTGAAGGCGCAAGCTTCTCCAGCGCTAACCCATTCAGCGTGCAAAAGCCACGCAGCAAGCCCGCCAGCAAGGCCGCTGCGGGTTCACGTAAGTCGGCTGGCAAACCCGCTGGTGGCAGCGGCAAACGCCAACCCTGA